The Esox lucius isolate fEsoLuc1 chromosome 5, fEsoLuc1.pri, whole genome shotgun sequence genome includes a region encoding these proteins:
- the LOC105028410 gene encoding F-box only protein 11 yields the protein MNSVRATSRRPRRVSRPRPVQPERNNQERDEDVPADMVAEESGPGAQNSPYQLRRKSLLPKRTAACPAKTNMEGASTSTTENFGHRAKRARVSGKSQDLPAAPAEQYLQEKLPDEVVLKIFSYLLEQDLCRAACVCKRFSELASDPILWKRLYMEVFEYTRPMMHPEAGKFFQINPEEYEQPNPWKESFQQLYKGAHVKPGFAEHFYSNPARYKGRENMLYYDTIEDALGGVQEAHFEGLIFVHSGIYTDEWIYIESPITMIGAASGKVADKVIIENTRDSTFVFMEGSEDAYVGYMTVRFNPDDKSAQHHNAHHCLEITVNCSPIIDHCIIRSTCTVGSAVCVSGQGACPTIKHCNISDCENVGLYITDHAQGIYEDNEISNNALAGIWVKNHGNPIIRRNHIHHGRDVGVFTFDHGMGYFESCKIHRNRIAGFEVKAYANPTVVRCEIHHGQTGGIYVHEKGRGQFIENKIYANNFAGVWITSNSDPTIRGNAIYNGNQGGVYIFGDGRGLIEGNDIYGNALAGIQIRTNSCPIVRHNKIHDGQHGGIYVHEKGQGVIEENEVYSNTLAGVWVTTGSTPVLRRNRIHSGKQVGVYFYDNGHGVLEDNDIYNHMYSGVQIRTGSNPKIRRNKIWGGQNGGILVYNSGLGFIEDNEIFDNAMAGVWIKTDSNPTLRRNKIHDGRDGGICIFNGGRGLLEENDIFRNAQAGVLISTNSHPVLRKNRIFDGFAAGIEITNHATATLEGNQIFNNRFGGLFLASGVNVTMKDNKIMNNQDAIEKAVSRGQCLYKISSYTSYPMHDFYRCHTCNTTDRNAICVNCIKKCHQGHDVEFIRHDRFFCDCGAGTLSNPCTLAGEPTHDTDTLYDSAPPIESNTLQHN from the exons ATGAGGACGTCCCTGCAGATATGGTTGCAGAAGAATCCGGTCCAGGAGCTCAGAATAGTCCGTACCAACTTCGTAGAAAGTCTCTACTGCCCAAGAGAACAGCAGCGTGTCCAGCAAAGACGAACATGGAG GGTGCTTCCACTTCAACCACAGAAAACTTCGGCCATCGGGCGAAACGTGCCAGAGTGTCAGGAAAGTCTCAAGATCTGCCAG CCGCTCCTGCAGAGCAGTACCTCCAGGAGAAGCTGCCGGACGAGGTGGTCCTGAAGATCTTCTCCTATTTGCTAGAGCAGGACCTTTGTCGCGCTGCATGTGTCTGCAAACGCTTCAGCGAGTTGGCCAGTGACCCAATCCTCTG GAAGAGGCTGTACATGGAGGTGTTTGAGTATACGCGTCCCATGATGCACCCTGAGGCGGGGAAGTTCTTCCAGATTAACCCGGAGGAGTACGAGCAGCCCAACCCGTGGAAAGAGAGCTTTCAGCAGCTG TATAAAGGCGCACATGTAAAGCCGGGCTTCGCAGAACACTTCTACAGTAATCCGGCCAGATACAAAGGCAGAGAAAACATGCTT TACTATGACACCATAGAGGATGCTTTGGGAGGGGTCCAGGAGGCCCACTTTGAAGGGCTCATCTTCGTCCACTCTGGGATATACACTGACGAGTGGATCTACATTGAGTCACCCATCACCATGATTGGAGCTG CATCTGGTAAGGTAGCCGACAAGGTGATTATCGAGAACACCAGAGATTCTACGTTCGTCTTCATGGAGGGCTCAGAGGACGCTTATGTAGGCTACATGACAGTCAGG TTCAATCCTGACGATAAGTCGGCGCAGCACCACAATGCCCATCACTGTCTGGAGATCACCGTCAACTGCAGCCCCATCATCGACCACTGCATCATAAGGAGTACCTGCACAG TTGGCtcagcagtgtgtgtgagtggccAGGGGGCATGTCCCACCATCAAACACTGCAACATCAGCGACTGTGAGAATGTGGGTCTCTACATCACTGACCACGCACAG GGAATCTACGAGGACAACGAGATCTCAAACAATGCCTTGGCCGGGATCTGGGTGAAAAACCATGGCAACCCTATCATCAGACGGAACCACATCCACCACGGCAGAGATGTGGGTGTCTTCACATTCGACCATGGCATG GGCTACTTTGAGAGCTGCAAAATCCACCGGAATCGCATAGCGGGCTTCGAGGTGAAGGCATACGCCAACCCCACGGTGGTGCGCTGTGAGATCCACCACGGACAGACGGGAGGGATCTACGTTCACGAGAAGGGCCGAGGACAATTCATCGAGAACAAGATATATGCCAACAACTTTGCGGGAGTGTGGATCACCTCTAATAGTGATCCGACGATAAG GGGCAACGCCATCTACAATGGCAACCAGGGCGGCGTTTACATATTTGGGGATGGGCGAGGCCTCATCGAGGGAAACGATATCTACGGTAACGCCTTGGCAGGGATCCAGATCCGAACCAACAGCTGCCCCATCGTACGACACAACAAGATCCACGACGGGCAACACGGGGGCATTTATGTG CATGAAAAGGGACAGGGGGTGATTGAGGAGAACGAGGTGTACTCCAACACCCTGGCCGGGGTCTGGGTGACCACCGGGAGCACGCCCGTCCTCAGGAGGAACCGGATACACAGCGGGAAACAG GTCGGAGTTTACTTCTATGACAACGGCCACGGAGTGTTGGAGGACAATGATATCTACAACCACATGTACTCTGGAGTTCAGATCAG AACTGGCAGTAATCCTAAAATCAGACGGAACAAGATATGGGGAGGTCAAAATGGAGGCATTCTGGTTTACAACTCAG GTTTGGGCTTCATAGAGGACAATGAGATCTTTGACAATGCCATGGCGGGGGTGTGGATAAAGACGGACAGCAACCCCACCCTGCGACGCAACAAGATCCATGACGGGCGGGACGGAGGCATCTGTATCTTCAACGGCGGACGAGGTCTACTGGAGGAGAACGACATCTTCAGGAACGCCCAGGCAGGAGTCCTGATCAGCACCAACAGTCACCCGGTTTTGAGGAAGAACAGGATATTTGACGGCTTTGCAGCAG gTATTGAGATCACCAATCATGCCACGGCCACCCTGGAGGGCAATCAGATCTTCAACAATCGCTTTGGAGGGTTGTTTCTCGCCTCAGGTGTCAACGTTACGATGAAAG ATaacaaaataatgaacaatCAAGATGCCATTGAAAAAGCTGTGAGCAGAGGTCAGTGCCTGTACAAGATTTCAAGTTACACCAGCTATCCAATGCACGATTTTTACAG GTGCCACACCTGCAACACAACAGACCGCAACGCCATCTGTGTGAACTGCATCAAAAAGTGCCACCAGGGGCATGACGTCGAGTTCATTAGACATGATAG ATTTTTCTGCGACTGTGGAGCTGGGACGTTGTCAAACCCCTGCACGCTAGCCGGAGAGCCAACCCACGACACGGACACACTGTACGACTCAGCCCCTCCTATAGAGTCCAATACACTGCAGCACAACTGA
- the msh6 gene encoding DNA mismatch repair protein Msh6 has product MAKQSSIFNFFNKSPPPVKKAKPSPSPVEADLPSSVRKNNNSPKEEAKHASQTPTTKKTPAKPTSAKAIKGGYSKLFGNKTLTVKESPPSCPFSAGALVWAKLEGHPWWPCLVVPQPLSGQQMRGQGKNQRLHVHFFDEPPTRGWVSTKYIREYQGSGSCDAKTGGVFFSGKPVIRKAMELADAAMSDSPESRLKIPLCMDPSDAEEEDEDMELDKSTLTDDDLTEEEDAAETVKSKPGRRSSRAAVEQCSKPKRRRIVVASDSDDSGDEFKPEQAGGSSEEDEEEEELVNSPSEVDEEESEPETEPDSPVKPLKRKRPEEKPAKPKPKTTASLPEPVKRSSLAAAVTANTKSRLSAFSAPESFESQANGSATGDGSTATAWDHEKLDWLQDGRRKDAKRRRQSDEDYDPTTLYVPEDFLNKTTPGMRRWWQLKSEMFDAVLFYKVGKFYELYHMDAVIGVNELGLTFMKGLWAHSGFPEIGFGRFSEGLVQKGYKVARVEQTETPEMMEARCKAMSKPTKFDRVVRREVCRVITRGTQTYSVLDGAPSETQSKYLLSVKEKAEEESSGRCRTFGVSFVDTSVGVFHVGQFQDDRHCSRLRTLVAHYAPAQVLFEKGNPSAETRTIFKGSLSSAMQEGLSAGSQFWDAQKTLKALAEEDYFKESVGQDEESGSCVLPSVLKSMTSDCDSLGLTPKEGYELALAALGGCMFYLKKCLVDQELFSMANFKEYVPVDVEMDKVAGPNGFFSQTHQRMVLDGVTLANLEILQNASGGTEGTLIERLDTCSTPFGKRLLKQWLCAPLCNPTAIGERLDALEDLMGVPAQATEVSDLLKKLPDLERLLSKIHSIGALKGQDHPDGRAVLYEEVTYSKRKIADFLSALEGFKTMQDIVTALGPVADGFRSRLLRQVVNVKGDGSEGLFPDLSGELKRWNTAFDHQKARNTGVITPKAGFDPEYDQALSGINTCDRDLQDYLDRQKKRLGCKNVSYWGTGRNRYQMEVPDSVPERNIPEEYEMKSTKKGWKRYWTREIERLFSELQSLEEKRDAALKDCMRRLFFNFDKNYRDWQTGVECMAVLDVLLNLMRYSQGGGSGPMTRPQVLLPGDDSQSVAFLDLRGSRHPCVTKTFFGDDFIPNDIAIGCPGIDEEGLNNGCAPCVLVTGPNMGGKSTLMRQCGLIVVLAQLGCYVPAESLSLTPVDRVFTRLGASDRIMSGESTFFVELSETASILHHGTKHSLVLLDELGRGTATYDGTAIASAVVNELAERICCRTLFSTHYHSLVEDYTNNPAVRLGHMACMVENEGDEDPSQETITFLYKFIAGACPKSYGFNAARLANLPEEVIQLGHRKAKEFERNTISLRVFKKLCFHAEDPKADGTQFASLVRMFGNL; this is encoded by the exons ATGGCGAAGCAAAGCagcatttttaattttttcaatAAGTCTCCACCACCCGTTAAGAAGGCGAAACCGAGTCCCTCGCCTGTAGAAGCTGACTTGCCATCCTCGGTTCGAAAAAATAACAACTCTCCAAAAGAAGAAGCTAAGCATGCGTCTCAAACTCCGACCACCAAAAAGACTCCAGCAAAACCAACTAGTGCAAAAGCGATCAAAGGCGGTTACAGTAAACTCTTCGGAAATAAGACGTTAACAGTAAAGGAGAG CCCACCGTCATGCCCGTTCAGTGCTGGAGCGCTGGTCTGGGCCAAGCTAGAGGGACACCCCTGGTGGCCCTGCCTGGTGGTGCCCCAGCCCCTCAGCGGACAGCAGATGAGGGGACAGGGGAAAAACCAACGCCTGCATGTCCACTTTTTTGACGAGCCGCCGACCAGGGGTTGGGTCAGCACCAAATACATCCGCGAATATCAAG GATCTGGTAGTTGTGACGCCAAGACAGGTGGGGTGTTTTTCAGTGGTAAACCTGTGATCCGCAAAGCCATGGAGCTGGCTGACGCCGCGATGTCTGACAGCCCAGAGTCCAGACTGAAGATTCCTCTGTGCATGGACCCGTCTGATGCtgaggaggaagacgaggacATGGAG CTTGATAAGTCAACACTGACTGACGACGATCTAACGGAAGAGGAAGACGCGGCGGAGACGGTGAAATCCAAGCCGGGTCGGCGTTCGTCCCGCGCCGCAGTGGAACAGTGCAGCAAGCCCAAGCGTCGCCGTATCGTGGTTGCCTCCGACAGTGACGACTCCGGGGATGAATTCAAACCGGAGCAGGCTGGAGGCAGcagtgaggaagatgaggaggaagaggagctagTAAACAGTCCTTCAGAGGTGGATGAGGAAGAAAGTGAACCAGAGACTGAACCGGACAGCCCAGTTAAACCCCTGAAGCGTAAACGACCCGAGGAGAAGCCAGCCAAACCGAAACCCAAAACGACTGCCAGTCTTCCTGAACCTGTGAAGAGATCCTCCCTAGCTGCCGCCGTCACGGCTAACACCAAGTCTCGACTCTCTGCCTTCTCGGCCCCAGAGAGCTTTGAGAGCCAGGCGAACGGATCGGCCACTGGCGACGGGAGCACGGCCACGGCGTGGGACCACGAGAAGCTTGACTGGCTACAGGACGGACGGAGGAAAGACGCCAAGAGACGGCGACAGTCCGATGAAGACTACGACCCCACGACACTCTATGTCCCGGAAGACTTCCTGAACAAAACCACGCCCGGCATGCGTCGCTGGTGGCAGCTGAAGTCTGAGATGTTTGACGCTGTGCTTTTTTACAAG GTGGGTAAGTTCTACGAGCTGTATCACATGGATGCGGTGATCGGGGTCAACGAGCTGGGTCTGACCTTCATGAAGGGTTTGTGGGCCCACTCTGGCTTCCCCGAGATCGGCTTTGGACGCTTCTCAGAGGGCCTGGTGCAGAAGGGATACAAG GTGGCGCGCGTGGAGCAGACCGAGACCCCGGAGATGATGGAAGCCCGCTGCAAGGCCATGTCCAAGCCCACCAAGTTTGACCGGGTGGTGCGTCGCGAGGTGTGTCGGGTCATCACGCGCGGCACCCAAACCTACAGTGTGTTGGACGGCGCCCCCTCAGAGACGCAGAGCAAGTACCTCCTGAGCGTAAAGGAGAAG GCGGAGGAGGAGAGTTCTGGGCGCTGCAGGACATTTGGCGTCAGCTTTGTGGACACCTCAGTGGGCGTCTTCCACGTGGGCCAGTTCCAGGACGACCGCCACTGTTCCCGGCTCCGTACCCTGGTGGCACACTATGCCCCGGCGCAG GTGCTCTTTGAGAAGGGGAACCCTTCAGCTGAAACCCGTACAATCTTCAAGGGTTCTCTGTCCTCGGCCATGCAAGAGGGCCTGTCTGCAG GGTCCCAGTTCTGGGATGCTCAGAAGACCCTGAAGGCCCTGGCGGAGGAAGACTACTTTAAGGAGAGCGTGGGGCAGGATGAAGAGTCTGGAAGCTGTGTCCTCCCCTCGGTCCTCAAATCGATGACGTCTGACTGTGACTCATTAGGCCTAACCCCTAAGGAGGGATATGAGCTGGCCTTGGCGGCGCTGGGCGGGTGTATGTTTTACCTGAAGAAGTGTCTGGTGGACCAGGAGCTGTTCTCCATGGCCAACTTCAAG GAGTACGTCCCAGTGGATGTGGAAATGGACAAGGTGGCTGGGCCTAACGGTTTCTTCTCCCAGACCCATCAGCGTATGGTCCTGGATGGGGTGACTCTAGCCAACCTGGAGATCCTTCAGAACGCGTCGGGGGGTACCGAGGGGACCCTGATAGAACGCCTGGATACTTGTAGCACTCCGTTTGGGAAGAGGTTGCTGAAGCAGTGGCTCTGCGCCCCCCTCTGTAACCCCACAGCCATTG GGGAGCGTCTGGATGCCCTGGAGGACCTGATGGGTGTACCGGCCCAGGCCACGGAGGTCTCAGACCTGCTCAAGAAGCTGCCTGACCTGGAGAGGCTCCTCAGTAAGATCCACAGTATCGGAGCGCTGAAGGGCCAGGACCACCCGGACGGCAGGGCCGTTCTGTATGAAGAGGTCACCTACAGCAAGAGGAAGATCGCCGACTTCCTCTCGGCTCTGGAGGGCTTCAAGACCATGCAGGATATTGTGACCGCTCTGGGACCGGTTGCGGACGGCTTTCGGTCCAGACTGCTACGCCAG GTGGTTAACGTGAAGGGAGATGGTTCGGAGGGCCTGTTCCCCGACCTCTCGGGCGAGCTGAAGCGCTGGAACACGGCCTTCGACCACCAGAAGGCTCGTAACACTGGAGTCATCACCCCCAAAGCTGGCTTTGACCCGGAGTACGACCAGGCTCTGAGCGGCATCAACACCTGTGACAGGGACCTACAGGACTACCTGGACAGGCAGAAGAAGAGACTGGGCTGTAAGAACGTTAGCTACTGGGGTACAGGACGGAACCGTTACCAGATGGAAGTGCCGGACAGTGTCCCAGAGAGGAATATTCCTGAGGAGTACGAG ATGAAGTCGACAAAGAAAGGCTGGAAGCGCTACTGGACCAGGGAGATTGAGCGTCTGTTCTCAGAGctccagagtctggaggagaagagggacgCTGCTCTGAAGGACTGTATGCGACGGCTCTTCTTCAACTTTGATAAGAACTACAGAGACTGGCAGACGGGGGTGGAGTGcatggctgtgctgg ATGTCTTGCTGAACCTGATGCGATACAGCCAGGGTGGGGGGAGTGGGCCAATGACGCGACCTCAAGTGCTGCTTCCTGGTGATGACAGCCAATCAGTGGCCTTCCTGGACTTGAGGGGCTCCCGTCACCCTTGTGTCACCAAGACATTCTTTGGTGACGACTTCATCCCTAACGACATCGCCATTGGCTGCCCGGGGATCGATGAGGAGGGGCTAAATAATGGATGTGCTCCCTGTGTTCTGGTCACTGGGCCCAATATGGGAGGGAAGTCTACTCTCATGAGACAG TGCGGTCTGATTGTGGTTCTGGCCCAGCTGGGCTGCTATGTTCCTGCGGAGAGCCTGTCCCTCACCCCTGTGGACCGGGTCTTCACCAGGCTAGGCGCCTCAGACCGAATCATGTCTG GGGAGAGCACCTTCTTTGTGGAGCTGAGTGAAACGGCTAGCATCCTCCATCACGGAACCAAGCACTCCCTGGTGCTCCTCGACGAGCTGG GCAGGGGCACGGCTACATATGACGGCACGGCCATAGCCAGTGCCGTGGTGAACGAGCTGGCTGAGAGGATCTGTTGCCGGACTCTCTTCTCCACACACTACCACAGCCTGGTGGAGGACTACACAAACAACCCTGCTGTACGGCTGGGACACATG GCCTGTATGGTGGAGAATGAAGGCGATGAAGATCCCAGTCAAGAGACCATCACCTTCCTCTATAAATTCATTGCAGGGGCGTGTCCTAAAAGCTACGGTTTCAACGCTGCTCGTCTCGCCAACCTACCTGAAGAGGTTATTCAACTGGGCCACAGAAAGGCCAAGGAGTTTGAGAGAAACACCATCTCCCTACGAGTGTTCAA GAAGCTGTGTTTTCATGCTGAAGACCCTAAAGCAGATGGAACCCAGTTTGCCTCTTTGGTGCGGATGTTCGGCAACCTGTGA